From Streptomyces griseorubiginosus, one genomic window encodes:
- a CDS encoding cupin domain-containing protein yields the protein MTLHLVRRATEGPEPSYDEHGFRRRELVGEGDGSSHTGFGVCELRPDGSVAAHVHSYEESFHVLDGTVILDVPEGSYLLEEGDYGLLPTGVPHAWRGAGDGVARWADMLAPVPRARYGYDTQPVSPWPAGEPVRIDVRDPRTRSFGHFEPAQMDPGKQSQDLLAVSASMRTALLVYSGITVKMMVDGDLGAVASTMFMVQYAPDGVAGTHDHPFEETYLFLEGEVDAVFDGVRYRLGPGDCAWAGAGCVHGFANAGDGSLRWLETQAPQPPSRHSYRFTRDWDYLRESPR from the coding sequence GTGACGCTGCACCTGGTGCGCCGCGCCACCGAGGGACCGGAGCCGTCGTACGACGAACACGGCTTCCGGCGGCGGGAGTTGGTCGGCGAGGGCGACGGCAGCTCGCACACCGGTTTCGGGGTGTGCGAGCTGCGCCCCGACGGGAGCGTCGCGGCCCATGTGCACTCGTACGAGGAGAGCTTCCACGTCCTCGACGGGACCGTGATCCTGGATGTGCCGGAGGGGTCGTACCTGCTGGAGGAGGGCGACTACGGCCTCCTGCCGACCGGTGTCCCGCACGCGTGGCGCGGAGCCGGGGACGGCGTCGCCCGCTGGGCGGACATGCTCGCGCCCGTACCGCGGGCCCGGTACGGGTACGACACCCAGCCGGTCTCGCCATGGCCCGCAGGTGAGCCCGTACGGATCGACGTCCGCGATCCGCGCACCCGGTCCTTCGGGCACTTCGAGCCCGCGCAGATGGACCCCGGGAAGCAGTCGCAGGACCTGCTCGCGGTGTCGGCGAGCATGCGGACCGCGCTGCTCGTCTACAGCGGGATCACCGTGAAGATGATGGTCGACGGCGACCTCGGCGCGGTCGCCTCGACGATGTTCATGGTGCAGTACGCGCCCGACGGCGTCGCGGGCACGCACGACCACCCCTTCGAGGAGACCTATCTGTTCCTCGAAGGGGAGGTCGACGCGGTGTTCGACGGTGTCCGTTACCGGCTCGGGCCCGGCGACTGCGCCTGGGCGGGGGCCGGTTGTGTGCACGGCTTCGCCAACGCCGGTGACGGGTCGCTGCGTTGGCTGGAGACGCAGGCGCCGCAGCCGCCCTCCCGGCACTCGTACCGCTTCACGCGGGACTGGGACTATCTGAGGGAGTCACCCCGATGA
- a CDS encoding amidohydrolase family protein, whose amino-acid sequence MTQRTLLRAGHVLSMDPDIGDLPRGDVLIEDGRIAAVDREISADAEVLDMTGRIVIPGFVDTHRHTWEASIRNVAPDATLDDYFVDILDTFAPLYTPEDVYAANLAGALECLNAGITTLVDWSHINNTPEHPDAAIRALTETGIRAQYAYGSANTSLADYWFESKIAIPGDDVRRIRTEYFASDGLLTMALATRGPGFCVNDVVTAEWALARELDIPITVHVAMGRLAGRFGMVKQLHDLGLLGPDTTYIHCCYFSEEEWRLVADSGGTVSIAPQVETQMGHGWPPVMKAIEHGLRPSLSIDVVTTVPGDMFTQIRAAFGAERARVNADSWQADVPVPETMLTARQMLGIATRNGAHVAGLEDRTGSLTPGKRADVVAIDATALNVAPVHDAAAAVALSADVSNVETVIVDGVVRKRDGRLTADVARARRLVEESRDRLLAAKEAKA is encoded by the coding sequence ATGACCCAACGGACACTCCTTCGTGCCGGACACGTGCTCTCGATGGATCCCGACATCGGGGACCTCCCGAGGGGTGACGTCCTCATCGAGGACGGGCGGATCGCGGCGGTCGACCGCGAGATCAGCGCCGACGCCGAAGTCCTCGACATGACCGGCCGGATCGTGATCCCCGGCTTCGTCGACACCCACCGCCACACCTGGGAGGCCTCGATCCGCAACGTGGCGCCCGACGCCACCCTCGACGACTACTTCGTCGACATCCTCGACACCTTCGCGCCCCTCTACACCCCCGAGGACGTGTACGCGGCCAACCTCGCGGGCGCCCTGGAATGCCTCAACGCCGGCATCACCACGCTCGTCGACTGGTCCCACATCAACAACACGCCCGAGCATCCGGACGCGGCGATCCGGGCCCTCACGGAGACCGGCATCCGCGCCCAGTACGCGTACGGCAGCGCCAACACCTCCCTCGCCGACTACTGGTTCGAGAGCAAGATCGCGATCCCGGGCGACGACGTACGCCGGATCCGCACCGAGTACTTCGCCTCCGACGGCCTGCTGACGATGGCCCTCGCCACCCGCGGTCCCGGCTTCTGCGTCAACGACGTCGTCACCGCCGAATGGGCCCTCGCCCGCGAACTCGACATCCCCATCACCGTCCACGTGGCCATGGGACGCCTGGCCGGCCGCTTCGGCATGGTCAAACAGCTCCACGACCTCGGCCTGCTCGGCCCCGACACCACCTACATCCACTGCTGCTACTTCAGCGAGGAGGAGTGGCGGCTGGTCGCCGACAGCGGCGGTACGGTCTCCATCGCGCCGCAGGTCGAGACGCAGATGGGGCACGGCTGGCCGCCGGTGATGAAGGCCATCGAGCACGGCCTGCGCCCCTCGCTCAGCATCGACGTCGTCACCACCGTGCCCGGCGACATGTTCACGCAGATCCGCGCGGCCTTCGGCGCCGAGCGCGCCCGCGTCAACGCGGACAGCTGGCAGGCCGATGTCCCGGTCCCGGAGACGATGTTGACGGCACGTCAGATGCTGGGGATCGCCACCCGCAACGGCGCCCACGTGGCGGGCCTGGAGGACCGCACCGGCTCCCTCACCCCCGGCAAGCGCGCCGACGTCGTCGCGATCGACGCGACCGCCCTGAACGTGGCCCCGGTTCACGACGCGGCCGCCGCGGTGGCGCTGAGCGCCGACGTGTCCAACGTGGAGACCGTCATCGTCGACGGCGTGGTCCGCAAGCGCGACGGCAGGCTGACGGCCGACGTGGCCCGGGCCCGGCGCCTCGTAGAGGAGTCACGCGACCGGCTGCTCGCCGCGAAGGAGGCCAAGGCGTGA
- a CDS encoding alpha-ketoacid dehydrogenase subunit beta produces MADVTEVRGAAARQISYRDAVAEGIAREMRRDPSVVCLGEDIGAAGGVFKTTVGLHKEFGPERVWDTPISEQAIVGAAMGAAMTGLRPVAEIMFSDFFACCWDYLANEIPKVRYMTGGQVTVPLVVRTANGGGLGFGAQHSQATENWALTVPGLKIAAPSTPADVIGMMAAAIRSDDPVVFFEHKGLLAGKGAPPEPDHVVELGRAAVVREGADVTLVALASMVPVALKAAERLAQEDIDVEVVDLRSLVPLDMATVLASLGRTSRLVVVEENPYQGGWGATVVSVVADEGFGLLDAPVRRVAGECVPLPFADVLEEQVIPTVDKVVAAVRSLAAY; encoded by the coding sequence ATGGCGGACGTGACCGAGGTGCGGGGAGCCGCCGCGCGGCAGATCAGTTACCGGGACGCCGTCGCCGAGGGCATCGCGCGGGAGATGCGGCGCGATCCGTCGGTCGTCTGCCTGGGCGAGGACATCGGCGCGGCCGGCGGGGTGTTCAAGACGACCGTCGGGCTGCACAAGGAGTTCGGGCCCGAGCGGGTGTGGGACACGCCGATCTCCGAACAGGCCATCGTGGGCGCGGCGATGGGCGCCGCGATGACCGGGCTGCGGCCCGTCGCGGAGATCATGTTCTCGGACTTCTTTGCCTGTTGCTGGGACTATCTCGCCAACGAGATACCCAAGGTGCGTTACATGACGGGTGGTCAGGTCACCGTGCCCCTCGTCGTGCGCACCGCCAACGGCGGCGGGCTCGGTTTCGGCGCCCAGCACTCGCAGGCCACGGAGAACTGGGCCCTGACCGTCCCCGGGCTGAAGATCGCCGCGCCTTCGACGCCCGCCGACGTGATCGGCATGATGGCGGCGGCGATCCGCAGCGACGACCCGGTCGTGTTCTTCGAGCACAAGGGGCTGCTGGCCGGCAAGGGAGCACCCCCCGAGCCGGATCACGTCGTCGAGCTGGGCCGTGCGGCCGTCGTGCGCGAAGGCGCGGACGTGACACTCGTGGCGCTCGCCTCGATGGTGCCCGTCGCGCTGAAGGCCGCGGAGCGGCTCGCCCAGGAGGACATCGACGTCGAAGTCGTCGACCTGCGCTCGCTCGTGCCGCTCGACATGGCCACCGTCCTCGCCTCGCTCGGCCGGACCTCCCGGCTGGTCGTCGTCGAGGAGAACCCGTACCAGGGCGGCTGGGGAGCGACCGTCGTCTCCGTCGTCGCCGACGAGGGCTTCGGGCTGCTGGACGCGCCGGTGCGCCGGGTCGCGGGGGAGTGCGTGCCGCTGCCCTTCGCGGACGTGCTGGAGGAACAGGTCATCCCCACCGTCGACAAGGTCGTTGCGGCCGTCAGGAGCCTGGCCGCGTACTGA
- a CDS encoding thiamine pyrophosphate-dependent dehydrogenase E1 component subunit alpha, with translation MDTAELLARYEQMALIRRTEKAAHDLFLQGLVKGTTHLAAGHEAIAVGASAALRDDDYVFATYRGHHHAMARGATPEECLAELMQRATGLCRAKGGSMHLTKADAFMLGSYAIVGAHLPMAVGAAWSAKLRGTGQLAVAFFGDGATNIGAFHEALNLAAVWKLPVLFVCENNLYMEYTPIADVTAVARPAADRAPAYGIPGEVVDGNDVVSVQEAVARLAGRARAGDGPAVLEAETYRHFGHSRTDPATYRPAEEVERWLKHDPLDIARGRLVEAGVPEETVTAADERVQAVVRQAIDAAKNAPAPDPREAFTDVWADGGAAWRT, from the coding sequence ATGGACACCGCTGAACTCCTCGCCCGCTACGAGCAGATGGCCCTCATCCGCCGCACCGAGAAGGCTGCCCACGACCTGTTCCTCCAGGGCCTCGTCAAGGGCACCACCCATCTCGCCGCAGGCCACGAGGCGATCGCCGTCGGCGCGAGCGCCGCCCTGCGCGACGACGACTACGTCTTCGCCACCTACCGCGGCCACCACCACGCCATGGCCCGGGGTGCCACCCCTGAGGAGTGCCTCGCCGAACTCATGCAGCGGGCCACGGGGTTGTGCCGGGCCAAGGGCGGCTCGATGCACCTCACCAAGGCCGACGCGTTCATGCTCGGCTCCTACGCCATCGTCGGCGCCCACCTCCCGATGGCGGTCGGCGCCGCCTGGTCGGCGAAACTCCGCGGGACCGGACAGCTCGCGGTCGCCTTCTTCGGGGACGGAGCCACCAACATCGGCGCCTTCCACGAGGCCCTGAACCTGGCCGCCGTATGGAAGCTGCCGGTGCTGTTCGTCTGCGAGAACAACCTGTACATGGAGTACACGCCGATCGCCGACGTCACGGCGGTGGCCCGGCCGGCCGCCGACCGGGCGCCCGCGTACGGCATCCCCGGCGAGGTCGTCGACGGCAACGACGTCGTCTCCGTCCAGGAAGCGGTGGCACGGCTGGCGGGGCGGGCCCGGGCCGGAGACGGGCCCGCCGTACTGGAGGCCGAGACCTACCGTCACTTCGGGCACAGCAGGACCGACCCGGCGACCTACCGCCCGGCCGAGGAGGTCGAACGCTGGCTCAAGCACGACCCGTTGGACATCGCGCGGGGGCGGCTCGTCGAGGCCGGGGTCCCCGAGGAGACGGTCACCGCGGCCGACGAGCGCGTTCAGGCGGTCGTACGGCAGGCGATCGACGCGGCGAAGAATGCCCCGGCACCGGATCCGCGGGAGGCGTTCACCGACGTGTGGGCCGACGGAGGTGCGGCATGGCGGACGTGA
- a CDS encoding Xaa-Pro peptidase family protein, producing the protein MAIRTYGPNAVDWEERVDLDRLRTQRLARLHDTLNRSELGAVLSFDFANIRYMTATHIGTWAMDKLIRFALLVRGGEPVVWDFGSAARHHQLYNPWLDYSDGKGGPPTGARAGISTLRGAFHPDAGIAEDVAAKIAAELRAHGLAGEPLGIDVAEMPVLAALRAEGIDVVDGQQVFLEARRIKTGDEISLLAQACAMVDAAYEELYAHLRPGIRENECVGLVSKVLYDLGSEYVEGVNAISGERCSPHPHVYSDRLIRPGDPAFFDILHSHLGYRTCYYRTFAVGSASRAQRDAYVRCREYMDQAIALVRPGATTADIVQVWPRAEEFGFADETAAFALQYGHGVGLSIWEKPIFSRLVSLDHPEVLEEGMVFALETYWPAADGWSAARIEEELVVTADGCEVITKFPAEELLVAGRKYWTVGGELNTAREAQSHLNTRTANGHPPNTGTGDGHR; encoded by the coding sequence ATGGCGATCCGCACTTACGGCCCCAATGCCGTCGACTGGGAAGAGCGCGTCGACCTGGACCGGCTGCGCACACAGCGCCTGGCCCGGCTCCACGACACGCTGAACCGCTCCGAACTGGGCGCCGTGCTCAGCTTCGACTTCGCCAACATCCGCTACATGACCGCCACGCACATCGGCACCTGGGCGATGGACAAGCTGATCCGCTTCGCCCTGCTGGTCCGTGGCGGCGAACCGGTCGTCTGGGACTTCGGCTCCGCGGCCCGTCACCACCAGCTCTACAACCCTTGGCTCGACTACAGCGACGGCAAGGGCGGCCCGCCCACCGGAGCCCGCGCCGGCATCTCCACCCTGCGCGGCGCCTTCCACCCGGACGCCGGGATCGCCGAGGACGTCGCCGCGAAGATCGCCGCCGAACTCCGCGCGCACGGCCTGGCCGGGGAACCGCTCGGCATCGACGTCGCCGAGATGCCCGTGCTCGCCGCCCTGCGCGCCGAGGGCATCGACGTGGTCGACGGCCAGCAGGTCTTCCTGGAGGCCCGCCGCATCAAGACCGGCGACGAGATCTCCCTGCTCGCCCAGGCCTGCGCGATGGTCGACGCCGCTTACGAGGAGCTCTACGCCCACCTGCGCCCCGGCATCCGGGAGAACGAGTGCGTCGGGCTGGTCAGCAAGGTGCTGTACGACCTCGGCAGCGAGTACGTCGAAGGGGTCAACGCGATCTCGGGGGAGCGCTGTTCACCCCATCCGCACGTCTACAGCGACCGTCTGATCCGTCCCGGCGACCCCGCCTTCTTCGACATCCTGCACAGCCACCTCGGCTACCGCACCTGCTACTACCGCACCTTCGCCGTCGGCAGTGCCTCCCGTGCACAACGGGACGCGTACGTCCGCTGCCGGGAGTACATGGACCAGGCCATCGCGCTCGTCCGGCCGGGCGCCACCACCGCCGACATCGTCCAGGTCTGGCCGCGGGCGGAGGAGTTCGGCTTCGCCGACGAGACCGCCGCGTTCGCCCTCCAGTACGGCCACGGCGTCGGGCTGTCCATCTGGGAGAAGCCCATCTTCAGCCGCCTGGTCTCCCTCGACCACCCCGAAGTCCTCGAAGAGGGCATGGTGTTCGCCCTGGAGACCTATTGGCCCGCCGCCGACGGCTGGTCCGCCGCGCGGATCGAGGAGGAGCTGGTCGTCACCGCCGACGGCTGCGAGGTCATCACCAAGTTCCCCGCCGAGGAACTGCTGGTGGCGGGCCGCAAGTACTGGACGGTGGGCGGCGAGCTCAACACCGCCCGGGAGGCGCAGTCCCACCTGAACACCCGGACCGCGAACGGGCACCCACCGAACACCGGGACCGGCGATGGACACCGCTGA
- a CDS encoding XRE family transcriptional regulator encodes MSPASAPVPSVGARIRQARLERGLGLRALAREVGVSASLVSQIETGKSQPSVSTLYAITTALGISVESLFSVESLSEGRETAAAVHPAAAVHALAAFAADPARRLGPLVTPGEREVLELDSGVVWERLGHVPGTDVDFLLVTYRPGGSSSGSGGLMRHTGTEYGYLTSGELVLTLGFDEQILRPGDAVCFESATPHRYRNDGDEPAVGVWFVSSQSVQ; translated from the coding sequence GTGTCCCCCGCCTCCGCCCCCGTGCCGTCCGTCGGCGCCCGCATCCGGCAGGCGCGGCTGGAGCGTGGTCTGGGGCTGCGTGCCCTGGCCCGTGAGGTCGGAGTCTCGGCGAGCCTGGTGTCGCAGATAGAGACCGGCAAGAGCCAGCCGTCGGTGAGCACCCTGTACGCCATCACCACGGCCCTCGGCATCTCCGTCGAGTCACTCTTCTCCGTCGAGTCGCTCTCCGAAGGGCGGGAGACCGCCGCCGCGGTGCACCCGGCCGCCGCCGTGCACGCGCTGGCGGCCTTCGCGGCCGACCCGGCCCGGCGCCTGGGTCCCCTGGTCACCCCCGGTGAGCGGGAGGTGCTGGAGCTGGACTCCGGCGTGGTGTGGGAGCGGCTCGGGCACGTCCCCGGTACCGACGTCGACTTCCTGCTCGTCACCTACCGGCCCGGCGGCTCCTCCTCCGGCTCGGGCGGCCTGATGCGGCACACCGGCACCGAGTACGGCTATCTCACCTCCGGCGAACTCGTCCTCACCCTCGGCTTCGACGAACAGATCCTGCGCCCCGGCGACGCGGTCTGCTTCGAGTCGGCGACCCCGCACCGCTACCGCAACGACGGCGACGAGCCGGCCGTGGGCGTCTGGTTCGTGTCGAGCCAAAGTGTTCAGTGA
- a CDS encoding sensor histidine kinase produces MKSVSARGCAGGAGVGGLFAAAFVDVAYSNEGDGPSWPMAATLLVGGAAVLWPAARHPRWLTPQLRTAVPALASLACTVDSVVRSGVLFGPAELAILLCLLFVAVRHCPRKWVVACAVLDGSAVLALPARPYAGEQETMLGFMFIGLLLVGLTVAFAAYLRSQDYRRTVAVSETRRAERLAIAADLHDFVAHHVTGILVQTQVARMMTDTGPDQLDPVLAGIERAATEALASMRRTVGVLRDTDDAAERRPVGDLAGIAGLVDGFATPVQTAALHRAPAVPEDLPHEIQAAAFRVVQEALTNVRRHAGDATQVTVALRYERSRLEVSVSDDGRGGSQLPAAAHGGGFGLVGLKERVTALGGELHAGPRAGDGWEVRAVFPG; encoded by the coding sequence ATGAAGTCCGTATCTGCCCGGGGCTGCGCGGGTGGCGCCGGTGTCGGCGGCCTGTTCGCGGCCGCCTTCGTCGACGTGGCCTACTCGAACGAGGGTGACGGTCCCTCCTGGCCGATGGCCGCCACGCTGCTGGTCGGTGGCGCCGCCGTCCTGTGGCCCGCCGCCCGGCACCCCAGGTGGCTCACCCCGCAGCTGCGCACCGCCGTGCCCGCCCTCGCCTCCCTGGCGTGCACGGTGGACTCGGTGGTCCGCTCCGGTGTCCTGTTCGGCCCGGCCGAGCTGGCGATCCTGCTGTGCCTGCTCTTCGTCGCCGTTCGGCACTGTCCGCGCAAGTGGGTCGTGGCCTGCGCCGTGCTGGACGGGAGCGCCGTGCTGGCGCTTCCGGCACGGCCCTATGCGGGCGAGCAGGAGACCATGCTCGGGTTCATGTTCATCGGGCTCCTCCTGGTGGGCCTTACGGTGGCGTTCGCCGCGTATCTGCGTTCGCAGGACTACCGGCGGACCGTCGCCGTCAGCGAGACCCGGCGCGCCGAACGCCTCGCCATCGCCGCGGACCTGCACGACTTCGTCGCCCACCACGTCACCGGGATCCTGGTGCAGACGCAGGTGGCCCGCATGATGACGGACACCGGCCCCGACCAACTCGATCCCGTCCTCGCCGGTATCGAGCGCGCCGCGACCGAGGCGCTCGCGTCGATGCGCCGCACGGTCGGCGTGCTCCGCGACACCGACGACGCGGCCGAGCGCCGCCCGGTGGGTGACCTCGCGGGCATCGCCGGTCTCGTCGACGGCTTCGCCACCCCCGTCCAGACAGCAGCGCTGCACCGCGCACCCGCGGTTCCCGAGGACCTCCCGCACGAGATCCAGGCGGCGGCCTTCCGGGTGGTGCAGGAGGCGCTGACCAACGTACGGCGGCACGCGGGCGACGCCACCCAGGTCACCGTCGCACTGCGGTACGAGCGGTCCCGGCTGGAGGTCTCCGTGTCCGACGACGGCCGCGGCGGCAGCCAGTTGCCGGCGGCGGCGCACGGGGGCGGCTTCGGGCTGGTCGGCCTGAAGGAACGGGTGACGGCACTGGGCGGAGAACTGCACGCGGGGCCACGGGCCGGGGACGGGTGGGAGGTGCGGGCGGTGTTTCCTGGGTGA
- a CDS encoding DUF4333 domain-containing protein, with protein sequence MQRKTLVSAVGGVAGAAVVFGLGTYFLSGTESNTRLSEDTTVSVGGHRALAANIVAGRTQSKYHPLPWVGVKLTEVSCPSGLKAVAGATLTCTGKKSGGGTVEIPVTVVKASDRSVTWKFDR encoded by the coding sequence ATGCAACGCAAGACCCTCGTCAGCGCCGTCGGCGGCGTGGCCGGTGCGGCCGTCGTCTTCGGGCTCGGCACCTATTTCCTCTCCGGCACCGAGTCGAACACGCGGCTGAGCGAGGACACCACGGTGTCGGTGGGCGGCCACCGGGCCCTCGCGGCGAACATCGTCGCGGGCCGCACCCAGAGCAAGTACCACCCTCTGCCCTGGGTGGGCGTGAAGCTCACCGAGGTGTCCTGCCCGAGCGGGCTCAAGGCCGTCGCCGGCGCGACCCTCACCTGTACCGGCAAGAAGAGCGGCGGCGGGACCGTGGAGATACCGGTCACCGTCGTCAAGGCCTCGGACAGGTCCGTCACCTGGAAGTTCGACCGCTAG
- a CDS encoding ABC transporter ATP-binding protein: MNTVLAGYGLVKNYGSATALAGVDVEVGERDSLAIMGPSGSGKSTLLHTLAGIVRPDGGEVLLRGERGAGGSRPTEGLDRIDQLGENRLSALRRKRFGFVFQSGQLLPELPAEENVALPLMLEGVPRRQAVERARRWFAPLGLDGLAHRRPGQLSGGQAQRVAIARALAVEPDVVFADEPTGALDQATSTEVVRLLTSVTREQGAALVMVTHDADVAAHCDRVLHVRDGRISGHSQYTVA; encoded by the coding sequence ATGAACACCGTCCTGGCCGGCTACGGCCTCGTCAAGAATTACGGCTCCGCCACCGCGCTCGCCGGGGTGGACGTCGAGGTCGGCGAGCGCGACTCGCTGGCGATCATGGGCCCGTCGGGATCCGGCAAGTCCACGCTGCTGCACACCCTCGCGGGGATCGTCCGCCCGGACGGCGGCGAGGTGCTGCTGAGAGGCGAGCGCGGCGCGGGCGGGAGCCGCCCGACCGAGGGCCTGGACCGTATCGACCAGCTCGGCGAGAACAGACTCAGCGCACTGCGCCGCAAGCGCTTCGGATTCGTCTTCCAGTCCGGACAGCTGCTCCCGGAGCTGCCCGCCGAGGAGAATGTCGCTCTGCCGCTGATGCTGGAGGGTGTGCCGCGCAGACAGGCCGTCGAGCGGGCCCGGCGCTGGTTCGCTCCGCTGGGCCTCGACGGTCTCGCGCACCGCAGGCCCGGTCAGCTCTCCGGCGGTCAGGCCCAGCGCGTGGCGATCGCCCGCGCCCTGGCCGTGGAACCGGACGTGGTCTTCGCCGACGAGCCGACGGGCGCGCTGGACCAGGCCACCAGCACGGAGGTGGTGCGGCTGCTGACGTCCGTCACCCGTGAGCAGGGCGCAGCCCTGGTGATGGTCACCCATGACGCGGACGTCGCCGCCCACTGCGACCGCGTCCTGCATGTCCGCGACGGCCGTATCAGCGGCCACAGCCAGTACACGGTCGCCTGA
- a CDS encoding FtsX-like permease family protein yields MRSPVLSLTWRLVRSSGRRGLQSRLLAAAAAAVGAFVLLVMVAAALGSGTRADRTAWRTPEPARHATAIQALATTYVRHEPVSVVSLAQLPGRPGTPAPPGLASFPKRGEVYVSPALAALLHELPADQLADRFPKVSSYGTIGAAGLASPDELVAVVGRAPTDPAVSKAAEGSTVADIGLAGRAGITGFHGTQANLFTSYDRQTALLGVALLVMPVVVLAAASGRLGAARREQQLAALRLAGATPRQVVGMTALESAALGAAGALTGAGLYVALLPLLAEVPYGVGGWYVSQLWVGLPWLVAVVSVVTGLITVSAVSMLRQVAVSPLGVAQQSAPRRTRIIRLVLFVAVLLYLWGSTGGGQLSTRRVIGLLLMFYGAFWLFGPWVVDRLGRLVSRFARRPATLLAGRRLSDDPRGAWRTVSGLVLAGFAAGFFAVSMVGMDGSAHRGQVAVAGAQVSEVRTLLREAGIAATVRSVGEDDWDGLLPGTPGVVAHMSGGGQAELDRAVTALTPANPARPPITQDYVTASDRTAVGRFAEVSTATLALSFLVATASAGLTAAAGVLDRRRVYGLLRLAGTPLKVLDRARVRETVIPLVALAGGTTAIGVYASYRLNKLLGASINATGALELAACVAVGALAMFAAIGGSRPLLRRVTEDAARSAD; encoded by the coding sequence ATGCGTTCCCCCGTCCTGTCCCTGACCTGGCGCCTGGTCCGTTCCTCGGGCCGTCGCGGTCTCCAGAGCCGGCTGCTCGCGGCCGCCGCGGCCGCCGTCGGCGCGTTCGTCCTGCTGGTGATGGTCGCCGCCGCCCTCGGTTCCGGCACCCGCGCCGACCGCACCGCGTGGCGCACCCCCGAGCCAGCTAGACACGCCACCGCGATCCAGGCACTCGCGACGACATACGTACGCCATGAGCCGGTCTCGGTGGTCTCCCTCGCCCAGCTCCCCGGACGCCCCGGGACCCCCGCCCCGCCGGGCCTCGCCTCCTTCCCGAAGCGGGGCGAGGTGTACGTCTCCCCCGCCCTGGCCGCGCTGCTGCACGAACTGCCCGCGGACCAGCTCGCCGACCGGTTCCCGAAGGTGTCGTCGTACGGCACGATCGGTGCGGCCGGTCTGGCATCGCCGGACGAACTGGTGGCCGTCGTCGGCCGCGCTCCGACCGACCCCGCGGTGTCCAAGGCGGCGGAAGGGTCCACCGTGGCCGACATCGGCCTGGCCGGGCGTGCCGGGATCACCGGGTTCCACGGCACCCAAGCGAACCTGTTCACCTCCTACGACCGGCAGACCGCACTGCTGGGTGTGGCGCTGCTCGTGATGCCGGTGGTGGTCCTCGCCGCGGCCTCCGGACGGCTGGGCGCGGCCCGGCGCGAGCAGCAGCTGGCCGCCCTGCGGCTCGCCGGGGCCACCCCGCGGCAGGTCGTCGGGATGACCGCGCTGGAGAGCGCGGCACTCGGCGCGGCCGGGGCCCTGACGGGCGCGGGGCTGTACGTGGCCCTGCTGCCTCTGCTCGCCGAGGTGCCGTACGGCGTGGGCGGCTGGTATGTCAGCCAGTTGTGGGTCGGGCTGCCGTGGCTGGTGGCGGTCGTGTCGGTGGTCACCGGGCTCATCACGGTCAGCGCGGTGTCGATGCTGCGTCAGGTCGCGGTCTCGCCCCTCGGGGTGGCCCAGCAGTCCGCCCCGCGCCGGACCCGGATCATTCGGCTCGTGCTGTTCGTGGCGGTGTTGCTCTACCTCTGGGGTTCCACCGGCGGCGGTCAGTTGTCGACCCGTCGGGTGATCGGTCTGCTGCTGATGTTCTACGGCGCGTTCTGGCTGTTCGGGCCCTGGGTGGTCGACCGGCTCGGTCGTCTGGTGAGCCGCTTCGCCCGCCGTCCGGCGACCCTGCTGGCGGGCCGCCGTCTCAGCGACGACCCGCGTGGGGCGTGGCGCACGGTCAGCGGTCTCGTCCTGGCCGGGTTCGCGGCGGGGTTCTTCGCCGTCAGCATGGTCGGCATGGACGGCTCCGCGCACCGCGGCCAGGTCGCGGTGGCCGGCGCCCAGGTCTCCGAAGTCCGTACGCTCCTGCGCGAGGCGGGCATCGCGGCGACCGTCCGCTCGGTGGGCGAGGACGACTGGGACGGACTGTTGCCCGGGACACCGGGCGTGGTGGCCCACATGTCCGGAGGCGGGCAGGCCGAGCTCGACAGGGCCGTCACCGCGCTGACCCCGGCCAACCCGGCCCGTCCGCCCATCACGCAGGACTATGTGACGGCGAGCGACCGCACGGCCGTCGGCCGCTTCGCCGAGGTCAGCACGGCGACGCTGGCCCTGAGCTTCCTCGTCGCCACGGCCTCCGCCGGCCTCACCGCCGCCGCGGGGGTCCTGGACCGGCGTCGGGTCTACGGCCTCCTCCGGCTCGCCGGCACCCCCCTGAAGGTGCTGGACCGGGCCCGGGTCCGCGAGACGGTGATCCCCCTGGTCGCCCTGGCGGGCGGCACGACCGCGATCGGTGTCTACGCCTCCTACCGCCTCAACAAGCTCCTCGGCGCCTCGATCAACGCGACGGGCGCACTGGAGCTGGCCGCGTGCGTGGCTGTGGGAGCGCTGGCGATGTTCGCGGCGATAGGTGGCAGCCGCCCGCTACTGCGGAGGGTGACGGAGGACGCGGCGAGAAGCGCGGACTGA